gatcatccatctgaaattAATTTCCATCTGAATAATCTAACCTTGGAAACCAATGATTGTTTTAGATGATGCGAGCAATGTCTGACTATCGGAAAATTATGGAAAGAAAAGTatggaaattctgaaacaaCCTGCTGCAAACCTGAACCTCATTTACAATGTGATATGACCTTTAGAGATCAGTGTGCATTTGGAGGAGCATGGCCATTTCAAAAGATCATGTGAATGGAGAACCTTTAAAACTGCTGTGCTTTCCTATATTGCATACATTTATGAATATAATTACAATACATCTAAACCATTCTTTGAGATGAACCCTAACACACCAGAGGTTCAAGAGAACACAGGTCATGAGTTAATAAGGATACAAGAAATGTATAGACTGGTTATAATGAATGAAACACAGGAAGAACATGAACCAGGTCATTATGTGTGGTTTAGCCTAGACCAATCAGGTCATGATTTGAGGGGCAGGGTTCAGCCTATATCAGCAGTCCTTGCGGTCCTCAAGGGGAAAGGTGTCAACCCATCTCTGTGTCCGAGCCTTGCACTGGTCCCAGTCGTAGAGGGGGCTGTACTCGAAGTGTCGATGGGCCTTGTCTGAAGCCACAGTGAAGGAGGTGCTGGCCACGGCAAGAGTGTAACGGTTGAGTAAGGGTGTGTAGTTGTACACAGGCTTCAGCGCCCTGCGGACGAGGTCATTCATGCATGCCACAAACCATAGCACCGCAAGCGGAACGCGAATCTGGCGGAAGTTGAACCCTGACAAGAACTGCATGTTGAAGTCCTCGTAGCTCTTGTAAGGCGAGTCATCGTAGCAGAAGTAAACTTCCCCTCCAAGCCTTTCGGGGCGCTCTCTCAAGGAGCGTGCTGCCAACAAGTGCATCCAGGCCACGTTGCCTGAAACCGGAGAGAAAACCCTTTACCACACTGACAAAAGGCAACCACTAAAGCAGTCGGGAAAAACACCAACTGCCGAATAGAAAGTCAGATTAAGGAGATGATGGCTGGTTATAACATCAGCACTGGCATCAGAGCTCACCCGCATAGACACGCCCATGTTCTGTTTCCCGCGGGACCCCACGGATGATCCAGCCTCCCGTCTTCACTCCCATCTGATAGAACTCCCTCATCAGCTGGTGCTGCTCGCCATAGATCCCTGTGGGACGAAGGGAGCAGGTGTACAGGCAGGCTCCTCCATTAACCTGCCCAGACAGACAAGGGGGTGAATGGGTTAAGGTTCAGGGGGTGAATGGGTTAAGGTTCAGGAAGCAAACACTTGTTCACATCCAGTAAGAGCAACCAAAAAATTTCTATTATTCAGTATCATTCAATCCTATCATTTAGTATCAGTTATGACACCGGACATACATTCATGTTTTggactaaataaaaacaatttgaaaaatgtatcgCTGAATTATTGACTGTGGTCGAGGAAttcacaataaaaagaaaaaaggcaaTGTACATATGACACCTTAATGGCCAGTTTCGCAAGACACAGATTAAAaacaagttcaatagaaaacgccattgagcttgtttttttagtcctagaaTAAGCTTAACTGGTGTCTGCGAAACTGGCCCTAAGAGTTCTACCGCAATCCTTTTTTAGCTTTAATTTAAAGGTAAGGAAATGTGAGACTGCAAAGGGTGTGTGGGCTTTCACAAGGGAACCCGTATCGGTTAGGCTACTGTATCACTGTGTTCACAGTCTCTTTTCTAGAACATTCAGTCAGACAGAGATTGGAGCCAACTATCTGTAGACATTCCTTTCTGTAGACCATCAGAGGTTGTCACCTAAATCTGGCTATTAATGAGAGTAGCATTCCGGGCAAAAATCCCCAGTCCTTAGAATGTCTATCACACAAACGTGTGGGTGTTACAGTGTCTTTGTGTCGTGTTAAAACATGTACCTTACTGCCATTGGCCTCCAGCACCAACCTCTCGGCCTTGGCCTTGCTCCTGGGGTACGGCATCGCGTGACAAACATTGTAGACCGTGTCTTCATTCCCTCTGTGcacgagagagacagacacagagatatcaagagaatgaaagaaaaaaaaaaagagtgaagGGGAGGGGGGTATTTTAATGACTTCTGAACagcattaacattaacattttcattataataacatttacattttaagtcaTTTAGAAGATGCTCCTATCCACAACCATTT
This is a stretch of genomic DNA from Esox lucius isolate fEsoLuc1 chromosome 11, fEsoLuc1.pri, whole genome shotgun sequence. It encodes these proteins:
- the hsd3b7 gene encoding 3 beta-hydroxysteroid dehydrogenase type 7, translated to MQAQERGLVYLVTGGCGFLGQHLLQVLLEKEDSVTEIRLFDKHINSSLHDTDRVKVVLIQGDITDYSSVLEASRGADLVIHTASLVDVWHKVPETVIQAVNVQGTLNVINACVENGIQYLVYTSSMEVVGPNVKGDSFIRGNEDTVYNVCHAMPYPRSKAKAERLVLEANGSKVNGGACLYTCSLRPTGIYGEQHQLMREFYQMGVKTGGWIIRGVPRETEHGRVYAGNVAWMHLLAARSLRERPERLGGEVYFCYDDSPYKSYEDFNMQFLSGFNFRQIRVPLAVLWFVACMNDLVRRALKPVYNYTPLLNRYTLAVASTSFTVASDKAHRHFEYSPLYDWDQCKARTQRWVDTFPLEDRKDC